The Shewanella algae DNA segment GGTGAAGTCAGCCAAGGGCTTGAAGTTCTGCAGAATATGGCGCTGGTAGAGACAGGCACCAACAGCACCTTGGGTTGGCCCGATGTGCCAGTCACCCAGGTTTTGTTGAAGAAAGCCACACTTCTGCCCAGAAGTTAACCCCAGGCACGGCTCAGTATCAAAAAGCTGTCTATACTGAACCTGGCAAACATAAGGAGGCGATCTGATGACCCCGGAAGAGTTCATCGATGTGAAAGCGCCCCAACTGGCTCATTACGGCAAAGCATTCTTGAGCGACAAGCTGGAATTTAATGAAGTCAGATTGTATCTGTGGGATACCCTGGAAGAATGGCATCAGCTGAACTTGCAGGGGGAAGCGCAAACGGATGTCGAACGCGTATTTTGGCACTTGTTGTACGCCTTCGATAAATGGCCCGATTGGGTATTGCGCGGTAACCAGTTTTTGCGCCAGCAACTGGACGACTGCTGTGAATACCTGTTCGGTGGTGGCCCCATACCCGAAGGCTGTATCGGCGTCAGGCCCTGAGACAGACGTTAATCTACCCCGCCCGGGTGACACTTTAATGACACGGGCGACCAATCCCCGGCTTTGCCGGGGATTTTTTATTGGGCAAACACCCAAGCACGCCTTGAAGTCGCAGGCGCGGGCTTTTACTCTAAGGCCTTTGACTCTCACCAAGCCGTGCCATGCCTCAATCTTTTTTTGCCAGCACCCGAGACGCCCTGAGTATCTATTTCCACAAGCGGGTACTCATCTTATTGCTGCTCGGTTTTTCCGCCGGCCTGCCGCTGATGCTGGTATTTTCCACCCTGTCTTTCTGGCTCAGGGAAGCCGGGGTAGACAGGGCCGCCATCGGCTATTTCAGCTGGGTGGCCTTGATCTATGCCTTTAAGTGGGCCTGGTCCCCCCTGGTCGATCGCATGCCCCTGCCTTTGTTCAGCCAACTCTTTGGCCGCCGCCGCGGCTGGATGCTGTTCTCCCAGCTATTACTGATAGCCGCCATTTTGGGAATGTCCGGCAGTGACCCTATGGAAGATCTCACCCATCTGGCACTCTTTGCGCTAATGGTGGCCTTTTCCTCCGCCACCCAGGACATAGTGGTCGATGCCTTTCGTATCGAGTCGGCGCCGGAAAAAATGCAGGCGGCACTGGCCGCCGCCTATCAGGTGGGCTATCGCAGCGCGATGATCATAGCCACGGCAGGCTCATTGACTATCGCCGCCTGGGTTTCTCCCGAGCCGGAAAGCTATGATCTCCAGAGCTGGCAAACCGCCTATCTGGTAATGGCAGGCCTCATGGGCATAGGCATACTGGCGACACTTTTTGCCAAAGAGCCGGCGGTGGATATCAGCTCGATAGGGGAAGAGGAAGCCAACCTCAGAGACAGGCTCAGGGCCAACCTGGCACCCAGACTCTCGGTCTGGGCCGCACCAACCAACCTGTTTATCCTGCGCCATGGCAAGTTACTGCTCCTGCTGCTGGGGCTTTATTTCTGTTTTAGCCTGGCTGAGCCCTTCACCCAGATACTGCAATCCTACTTTCCGAGTCAGGCCTTGAATACAGATGCAGTCACGCTGGCCTCTATGGGGCTCATTCTGCTGCTCTGGTTGCTGATCTTCGGCGTCAAAAGTAAAGACAGGGCGATTCAAGAGCAGGAAGCCAAGCAGCTGACCCAGGCCGGCACAGATAGGATGGCCGCCTTTATCTCCTGGCTTTACAGTGCCGTGGCCCTGCCCTTTATCGATTTCTTTCGCCGCTACGGCAAGAGCGCGATTCTGATCCTTATGCTGATCTCCTGCTACCGGATCTCGGATATCGTCATGGGGATCATGGCCAATGTTTTCTATGTGGATATGGGCTTCAGCAAGGAAGAGATCGCCACCTTGAGCAAGGTCTATGGTCTGATCATGACCCTGGTGGGCTCGGCATTCGGCGGGGTGTTGTTGGCACGCTTCGGCACCATAAAAATCCTCTATGTCGGCGCCTTCCTGGTAGCCACCACCAATCTGTTGTTCGCCCTGCAGGCCATGGTGGGCTACAACGTGCCACTGCTGACCCTGGCGATTTCGGTGGACAACTTCAGCGGCGGTATCGCCACAGCAGCCTTTATCGCTTACCTTTCCAGCCTCACCAGCAGCGGCTACAGCGCCACTCAATATGCGCTGCTGTCTTCGGTGATGTTACTGTTTCCCAAGTTTATTGCCGGCTTCTCCGGCGCCTGGGTCAACGCCTTTGGCTATGTGAATTTCTTTGTCAGCGCCAGCATCATAGGCTTGCCCGTGCTGCTGCTGATTTGGCTGGTGCAAAAAAACAGCCCGCCGAAGCGGGCCGATACTGCTCAAGATACGCTCAAGTCGCAGATTAACGACTAGTCGCGGAAGTTATTGAACTGGAACGGCTGGCCCAGCTCGGCATTACGGGCCAGCGCCATCACGGCCTGCAAGTCGTCACGCTTCTTGCCTGTGACCCGTACCGAGTCGCCCTGGATTTGCGCCTGCACCTTTACTTTGCTGTCTTTGATCTGTTTTACCAGCTTCTTGGCCACATCGGCTTCGATGCCTTGTTTGAACTTGACCTTCAAAGAAAACATCTTGCCACTGTGAATCGCTTTCTCATCCACTTCCATCGCCTTGGGATCCACATTACGACGGCTCAGTTGGGTTCTTAAAATATCCACCATCTGATTACACTGAAAGTCAGACTCTGCCGACAGGGTCACTACAAAGTCTTTATACTCCACCGCAAATTCCACCCCGCGGAAATCGAAGCGGGTATCCAATTCACGTTTGCTGTTATCCACTGCGTTACGCAGTTCAACGGCATCTACTTCTGACACTATATCGAATGAGGGCATTTCGTCGCCTTTTACTTATCAGTCAAACCAATAGCGCCAGTCTACCCTAAGTTGAAGCAGAGCTGAATAAATCCACGTCTGCTGATGACAGCCAGGCTTTATTTTGACTATGATGTTCGCCAAGCTTTCCAACCCTGCGTGATTTGTGATTAACCGACAGTTGCTGTTTAAAATGGCTTTGTTGATTGCCCTGGCGGTGATCAGCTACCTGGTTTTTTCCAAGCCTAACTATCCACAGAGCATCCCTAATCTGGATAAAGTGGGTCATATAGGTAGTTTCTTTGCCCTCGCCTGGCTGACCTACCTGGCGTTCCGCCCCCGCTGGTACTTGATGTTTGCTACCCTGGCCGGCTACGGCATTCTGATAGAGATGGTGCAATCCCGTCTGCCCTACCGCAGCGCAGATGTGGCCGACTTTGTCGCCGATATGGCCGGAGTCGTACTCTTCTACTTCTCACTCTGGGGCTATCGCAGATATTTTCGCGCCGCCATGTTGAGGGAGTAACCCGGATGCAGACGGGGATCCTCGGCATTGGGGCAATAGGACAACTGCTGGCACAGCAACTGGCCGCAGCCGGGCTTGAACCTTGGTTATTACCAAGAGCTAACACCCCATCATTGGCTGAGCAGGGCGAAAAGCAAGTCTATACCCTGGAGCTTGGCGACCAGAGTCTGCAAACATCCTTTCTGTGTCTGGCGCAGGACTCGAGCAAGCTCAAGCAGCTCGAGCTCTTGCTGGTCACAGTCAAAGCCTATCAGGTTGAAGCGGCGCTGGAGCCTTTGCTGCCAAAACTTCACCCGAATTGCCGCATCCTGCTGCTGCACAATGGGCTTGGTCCCCATCAAAGCCTGGCCG contains these protein-coding regions:
- a CDS encoding MFS transporter, with the translated sequence MPQSFFASTRDALSIYFHKRVLILLLLGFSAGLPLMLVFSTLSFWLREAGVDRAAIGYFSWVALIYAFKWAWSPLVDRMPLPLFSQLFGRRRGWMLFSQLLLIAAILGMSGSDPMEDLTHLALFALMVAFSSATQDIVVDAFRIESAPEKMQAALAAAYQVGYRSAMIIATAGSLTIAAWVSPEPESYDLQSWQTAYLVMAGLMGIGILATLFAKEPAVDISSIGEEEANLRDRLRANLAPRLSVWAAPTNLFILRHGKLLLLLLGLYFCFSLAEPFTQILQSYFPSQALNTDAVTLASMGLILLLWLLIFGVKSKDRAIQEQEAKQLTQAGTDRMAAFISWLYSAVALPFIDFFRRYGKSAILILMLISCYRISDIVMGIMANVFYVDMGFSKEEIATLSKVYGLIMTLVGSAFGGVLLARFGTIKILYVGAFLVATTNLLFALQAMVGYNVPLLTLAISVDNFSGGIATAAFIAYLSSLTSSGYSATQYALLSSVMLLFPKFIAGFSGAWVNAFGYVNFFVSASIIGLPVLLLIWLVQKNSPPKRADTAQDTLKSQIND
- a CDS encoding YajQ family cyclic di-GMP-binding protein, encoding MPSFDIVSEVDAVELRNAVDNSKRELDTRFDFRGVEFAVEYKDFVVTLSAESDFQCNQMVDILRTQLSRRNVDPKAMEVDEKAIHSGKMFSLKVKFKQGIEADVAKKLVKQIKDSKVKVQAQIQGDSVRVTGKKRDDLQAVMALARNAELGQPFQFNNFRD
- a CDS encoding VanZ family protein, with the translated sequence MALLIALAVISYLVFSKPNYPQSIPNLDKVGHIGSFFALAWLTYLAFRPRWYLMFATLAGYGILIEMVQSRLPYRSADVADFVADMAGVVLFYFSLWGYRRYFRAAMLRE